The Tolypothrix sp. PCC 7712 region ATGAAGATAATGCCATTGCGGAGGAATAAGGCCAATCCAATAGAAATGATAATTAGTGTCGTAGAAGTAGCACGAAGACTACGCATTCTTGACCACAGTAATTTTTCTGATACCAGCATCATTACTACTGTTCCCGCTGCAGCTAGTACCATTGATAGCCAAATATTTACGCCAGCACTGTTTACTAGCAGCGTTAGATAAGCTCCCAAAGTGAGAAAATCTCCGTGGGCAAAATTAGACAACCGTAAAATCCCATAGGTAAGGGTAAGTCCGACCGCGCCCAGAGCAATAATACTCCCTACAGCAATTCCATTAATAATTAATTGAGCAAGTTGTAGATCCATAGTGTTGTGTTAAGCAGCTCTTAAGAATTTACTAGTTAGTGATTTCATACATTAAATTGGTGGGATCATCGTCACATTCGACACTATAGGTTATGCTTTATAAATAAGCAGGAATTGTGCGCTAATATACATAGAATCCTGTTCGCACTTTTGTGCGAAGCTCCACTTGTTCAGCGGTCTAGTTGACCATGCAGCAGTATTCAAGCTTACCAGAACAGAACTCACAGATAGATACAACCCAAACACTTTTGACCACAATACAGCAACTTCGAGCCGAGTTGTGGCTAGAAGGTGGCTTGAACCAGTTGCAAAGCCATCTCAATGATTGCTTGCTTTCTGCTTGTACCACCTTGCCACAGCCAAGAAGCTCAGAAGCAGATATTTTTCAAATTTTGGTCAACGAGATCAGCCATGCTTTAAACACTAGTAAGGTGGCGATCGCGCTGTTCCAACCACAAGAGACAACTGGTAAAATTTTTTATGTTCCACCATCCTCCTCCCGACGCTCACAACTTCTACAGGTAGAAGCGTTATCCAAAAAAGGCAAAAAGTTACGCCTAAAATTGGATGAGGTGATAGAACTTGAGGATTTACAGCACTTAGAGAATCAAGCAACGCCCGGTGCTTGGCAATTGGCCAATGATTGTGGCGGTATAACCGTTTGGCTAATTGTGGCGACAGCGCAGGTGAGAGCGGATGGGGAACTATGTAACACAGCAGAATTAGAACTGCGATCGCAATTTATCGCAAGGGCTGTGAAATATTGCTCTGTAGCGTTGGCAAAACTCAGACATATCCAATCTTGGCAACAAAAGTCGCAATATTTGGGTAGTTCTAATCGTGAGTTGGAGCGTACTAATCAACTTAAGAACCAGTTTTTGGCAAATACCAGTCACGAAATCCGCACACCGCTGAGTTCGATTATCGGCTTTACTCATCTGCTGTTGGCGCAAGGCTACGATCCAACGAGAGAACGCCATCAAGAATATTTAAATATTATTCAATCTAGCAGCAAGCATTTGCTAGCACTAATCAATGATATTTTGGATCTTTCTAAAATTGAAGCCAACCAGCTAGATGTCCAGTGGGAAATAGTTAATGTGCCGACATTGTGCCGGAATGTGTTGGCACTAGTAAAAGAAAAAGCTGCTAATAAAGGTTTAAAATTACTATTAGATATTGAGCCGGAGATAACAACGATAGTTGCCGATCCTTTACGGCTCAAACAAATGTTATTAAATTTACTTTTCAACGCCCTTAAGTTTACAACTACAGGCACTGTCGGTTTACAGGTAGTCGCTAAAGGTAGCTTTTTACATTTTACAGTTTGGGATACTGGTACTGGTATTTCTCCAATAGACCAGGCAAAACTTTTCCAACCCTATTTCCAAATTGCTAATCCCACAGTTAACCGTAATGAAGGTACTGGCTTAGGTTTAGCTGTAACTCGTAAACTCGCTGAAGTGCATGGTGGTTGTATAGAAGTCGAATCTAAAGTTGATTGCGGCTCGCGTTTTACGATCGTACTTCCCTTAAATCCTGTGGGAGAATTAACGGGAATTATGGGTGATGTGACTGCTGCATCCGCTACAACGCCTTTAGACAT contains the following coding sequences:
- the hrmK gene encoding hybrid histidine kinase/response regulator HrmK, encoding MQQYSSLPEQNSQIDTTQTLLTTIQQLRAELWLEGGLNQLQSHLNDCLLSACTTLPQPRSSEADIFQILVNEISHALNTSKVAIALFQPQETTGKIFYVPPSSSRRSQLLQVEALSKKGKKLRLKLDEVIELEDLQHLENQATPGAWQLANDCGGITVWLIVATAQVRADGELCNTAELELRSQFIARAVKYCSVALAKLRHIQSWQQKSQYLGSSNRELERTNQLKNQFLANTSHEIRTPLSSIIGFTHLLLAQGYDPTRERHQEYLNIIQSSSKHLLALINDILDLSKIEANQLDVQWEIVNVPTLCRNVLALVKEKAANKGLKLLLDIEPEITTIVADPLRLKQMLLNLLFNALKFTTTGTVGLQVVAKGSFLHFTVWDTGTGISPIDQAKLFQPYFQIANPTVNRNEGTGLGLAVTRKLAEVHGGCIEVESKVDCGSRFTIVLPLNPVGELTGIMGDVTAASATTPLDIAPSCFLEILLVENDLNNAKLMQIYLEKLGYQVTVAKNAAEMWEALKDINPAVILMDVNLPDDNGLNLVRQLRENSQYQMTPVIAQTAMAMKGDREICLAAGVNDYISKPIDLPLLASLVAKYSKPQ